Proteins encoded in a region of the Rutidosis leptorrhynchoides isolate AG116_Rl617_1_P2 chromosome 9, CSIRO_AGI_Rlap_v1, whole genome shotgun sequence genome:
- the LOC139868825 gene encoding two-pore potassium channel 1-like has product MGEEGLTDAILKRRKHKRKGGSRKKTTQRQQDTDPEPEIPGIHLNLTQVALLLAAYLGCGTICFFLVRDKMSGKKTNGVLDSVYFCVVTMTTVGYGDIVPDTNFAKLLACIYVFIGMGLGGCALSKAADYIVDKEVVMFVKAIQDRETYGPNQIHNETAETIRLKYKFLMVLTFIVFQVVLGTVVLIVVEDMSLIDAYYCVCATITTLGYGDKSFSSKRGRLFAVVWILTSTIALAQLFVYLIELWTDSKQRQLVDWVLHRKLTIQDIENADLDNDDSVSPAEYVVYKLKEMGLVSDQLIMNVIEEFKTLDVDNSGTLTSNDLSASRRLYR; this is encoded by the exons ATGGGCGAGGAAGGTTTAACAGACGCAATACTCAAACGACGTAAACATAAACGTAAAGGTGGGTCCAGGAAAAAGACGACTCAACGACAACAAGATACTGATCCCGAACCAGAGATCCCAGGAATCCACCTTAATTTGACACAAGTCGCTTTACTTTTGGCTGCATATCTAGGTTGTGGCACGATTTGTTTTTTTCTCGTTCGTGACAAAATGAGTGGCAAGAAAACAAATGGGGTCCTAGATTCCGTGTACTTTTGTGTCGTAACAATGACAACCGTAGGGTATGGCGATATTGTCCCAGATACCAATTTCGCAAAGCTTTTGGCATGTATATACGTGTTTATAGGCATGGGTCTTGGCGGTTGTGCACTTAGTAAAGCGGCAGATTATATAGTCGATAAAGAAGTTGTTATGTTTGTTAAAGCAATACAAGATCGCGAAACATATGGTCCTAATCAAATCCATAATGAGACCGCTGAAACAATAAGACTCAAGTACAAGTTTCTTATGGTTCTAACATTTATAGTGTTTCAAGTAGTACTTGGAACTGTTGTCTTGATTGTGGTTGAAGATATGAGTCTCATTGATGCTTATTATTGTGTTTGTGCTACTATTACGACACTTGGTTATGGCGATAAAAGCTTTTCAAGCAAACGAGGACGATTATTTGCAGTTGTGTGGATTTTAACTAGTACAATCGCGTTAGCGCAGTTATTTGTTTACTTGATTGAATTATGGACTGATAGTAAACAGAGACAGCTTGTCGATTGGGTACTTCATAGGAAACTAACGATTCAAGATATTGAGAACGCTGATCTTGATAACGATGATAGCGTCAG TCCTGCAGAATACGTTGTATATAAGCTGAAAGAGATGGGGTTAGTAAGCGATCAACTTATCATGAATGTGATCGAAGAATTCAAGACTTTGGATGTCGATAACTCGGGAACATTGACATCGAACGATCTATCAGCTAGCAGACGCCTTTACCGTTAG